One segment of Mesoplodon densirostris isolate mMesDen1 chromosome 6, mMesDen1 primary haplotype, whole genome shotgun sequence DNA contains the following:
- the LOC132491622 gene encoding 2-acylglycerol O-acyltransferase 3-like has product MRTLQTQRLEVLSAYQYVLTFLFMGPFFSLLLFFLLFTPLWCFSVLYLVWLFLDRDTPQQSGRRSEWLRNWTVWKHLRDYYPIRLVKTVELAPDPNYGLVSHPRGIMIIGTFCNFSTESTGFSRQLHGLRPPTTALF; this is encoded by the coding sequence ATGAGAACCCTGCAGACACAGCGGCTAGAAGTACTGAGCGCCTACCAGTACGTGCTCACTTTCCTCTTCATGggccctttcttttcccttcttctcttcttcctcctcttcacgCCGCTCTGGTGTTTCTCTGTTCTCTACTTGGTATGGTtattcctggaccgggacacaccCCAGCAAAGCGGAAGGCGTTCCGAGTGGCTAAGGAACTGGACTGTTTGGAAACACCTAAGGGATTATTATCCCATTAGGCTGGTGAAAACAGTAGAGTTGGCCCCCGACCCGAACTACGGGCTGGTCTCTCACCCACGTGGGATCATGATCATCGGAACCTTTTGTAATTTCTCCACTGAGAGCACCGGCTTCTCCCGGCAGCTCCACGGGCTTCGGCCCCCGACAACCGCCCTCTTCTAG